The Syngnathoides biaculeatus isolate LvHL_M chromosome 6, ASM1980259v1, whole genome shotgun sequence genome has a window encoding:
- the LOC133502737 gene encoding olfactomedin-4-like isoform X2, translating to MKLYMIIALCSLFNITQQLNLQDRCTCELTNKEKPFPQETLKSVNDKALNCSQNVTPQKALELESLMLGLKLRLPQLLKDVSILEKEDDGELYGAISLQVIENELTEIKRMVNSLNRTTKGHQYIATGSERELVELRAELQEMEQYDTFQVERQRKDNQRLKRALDECRIEREHKTQPTDHPESFCPHGRFVNITGPGFYSTGNAPATYKYGGWGRDPKPGLGKEKWYWRVMLTNSNRYGHYISFYTSLSSLTVGINTPGNAQIHPANPTTNTIQGPNVVLYGEALYYNCYNSDQLCRFNITSKTISNLQLPKGTRFNSKANFCHIDECYPYTDFDMATDESGVWLIYSTTQNYGNLVLSKVEEGDPPMLSQTWHTSIYKQGVTNTFMACGILYATRYISQDMEEIFYSFDTSTGVERFNLGIFMNKMCPNILFLNYSPVDQMLHVYCDANMVSYKALFE from the exons ATGAAGCTTTACATGATTATTGCTCTGTGTTCTCTGTTCAACATAACACAACAG CTAAATTTACAAGATCGCTGTACGTGTGAGCTGACCAACAAAGAGAAGCCATTCCCTCAGGAGACACTGAAGTCAGTGAACGACAAGGCATTAAATTGCTCTCAAAATGTCACCCCTCAGAAG GCACTGGAACTTGAAAGTCTGATGCTCGGTTTGAAGCTCCGTTTGCCCCAACTTCTAAAAGATGTTTCAATACTGGAGAAGGAGGATGATGGGGAGCTATATGGAGCTATCAGCCTCCAGGTGATTGAGAATGAGCTCACTGAGATCAAACGTATGGTTAACAGTCTGAACAGAACCACCAAAGGACACCAATACATTGCCACTGGCTCTGAAAGAGAG CTGGTGGAACTGAGAGCAGAGCTGCAAGAGATGGAGCAGTATGATACCTTTCAGGTAGAAAGGCAACGTAAAGACAACCAGCGCCTGAAGAGAGCACTGGACGAGTGCAGGATTGAACGTGAACACAAAACACAGCCCACAGATCATCCAGAAA GTTTCTGTCCCCATGGTCGCTTTGTCAACATTACCGGGCCTGGGTTCTACTCGACAGGAAATGCTCCTGCCACCTACAAGTATGGAGGCTGGGGCCGTGACCCCAAACCAGGTTTAGGGAAAGAGAAGTGGTATTGGAGAGTGATGCTGACCAACAGCAATAGATATGGCCACTATATCAGTTTCTACACCAGCCTGAGTTCTCTGACTGTAGGAATAAACACACCAG GTAATGCCCAGATTCATCCAGCCAATCCAACGACCAACACCATTCAGGGACCAAATGTTGTTCTGTATGGCGAGGCCTTATACTACAACTGTTATAACAGTGATCAACTTTGTCGTTTCAACATAACATCCAAAACCATTTCCAACCTACAGTTACCCAAAGGCACCAG GTTCAATTCTAAGGCAAACTTTTGCCATATAGATGAATGCTACCCGTACACCGACTTTGACATGGCAACAGATGAGTCAGGTGTGTGGCTCATTTACAGCACCACACAAAACTACGGTAATCTGGTTTTGTCCAAGGTGGAAGAAGGAGATCCACCTATGCTCAGCCAAACTTGGCACACCTCAATCTATAAACAGGGGGTTACCAACACTTTCATGGCCTGTGGCATCCTCTATGCTACACGCTATATAAGTCAGGATATGGAAGAGATCTTCTACTCATTTGATACCTCAACCGGAGTGGAGAGGTTCAACCTTGGTATTTTCATGAACAAGATGTGCCCTAATATTTTATTCCTGAATTACAGCCCAGTTGACCAGATgttgcatgtctactgtgatgCTAATATGGTCTCCTACAAGGCattgtttgaataa
- the LOC133502737 gene encoding olfactomedin-4-like isoform X1 translates to MKIERYTRLDMKEGEKDLNRLARQRDRDGKDVQQLNLQDRCTCELTNKEKPFPQETLKSVNDKALNCSQNVTPQKALELESLMLGLKLRLPQLLKDVSILEKEDDGELYGAISLQVIENELTEIKRMVNSLNRTTKGHQYIATGSERELVELRAELQEMEQYDTFQVERQRKDNQRLKRALDECRIEREHKTQPTDHPESFCPHGRFVNITGPGFYSTGNAPATYKYGGWGRDPKPGLGKEKWYWRVMLTNSNRYGHYISFYTSLSSLTVGINTPGNAQIHPANPTTNTIQGPNVVLYGEALYYNCYNSDQLCRFNITSKTISNLQLPKGTRFNSKANFCHIDECYPYTDFDMATDESGVWLIYSTTQNYGNLVLSKVEEGDPPMLSQTWHTSIYKQGVTNTFMACGILYATRYISQDMEEIFYSFDTSTGVERFNLGIFMNKMCPNILFLNYSPVDQMLHVYCDANMVSYKALFE, encoded by the exons CTAAATTTACAAGATCGCTGTACGTGTGAGCTGACCAACAAAGAGAAGCCATTCCCTCAGGAGACACTGAAGTCAGTGAACGACAAGGCATTAAATTGCTCTCAAAATGTCACCCCTCAGAAG GCACTGGAACTTGAAAGTCTGATGCTCGGTTTGAAGCTCCGTTTGCCCCAACTTCTAAAAGATGTTTCAATACTGGAGAAGGAGGATGATGGGGAGCTATATGGAGCTATCAGCCTCCAGGTGATTGAGAATGAGCTCACTGAGATCAAACGTATGGTTAACAGTCTGAACAGAACCACCAAAGGACACCAATACATTGCCACTGGCTCTGAAAGAGAG CTGGTGGAACTGAGAGCAGAGCTGCAAGAGATGGAGCAGTATGATACCTTTCAGGTAGAAAGGCAACGTAAAGACAACCAGCGCCTGAAGAGAGCACTGGACGAGTGCAGGATTGAACGTGAACACAAAACACAGCCCACAGATCATCCAGAAA GTTTCTGTCCCCATGGTCGCTTTGTCAACATTACCGGGCCTGGGTTCTACTCGACAGGAAATGCTCCTGCCACCTACAAGTATGGAGGCTGGGGCCGTGACCCCAAACCAGGTTTAGGGAAAGAGAAGTGGTATTGGAGAGTGATGCTGACCAACAGCAATAGATATGGCCACTATATCAGTTTCTACACCAGCCTGAGTTCTCTGACTGTAGGAATAAACACACCAG GTAATGCCCAGATTCATCCAGCCAATCCAACGACCAACACCATTCAGGGACCAAATGTTGTTCTGTATGGCGAGGCCTTATACTACAACTGTTATAACAGTGATCAACTTTGTCGTTTCAACATAACATCCAAAACCATTTCCAACCTACAGTTACCCAAAGGCACCAG GTTCAATTCTAAGGCAAACTTTTGCCATATAGATGAATGCTACCCGTACACCGACTTTGACATGGCAACAGATGAGTCAGGTGTGTGGCTCATTTACAGCACCACACAAAACTACGGTAATCTGGTTTTGTCCAAGGTGGAAGAAGGAGATCCACCTATGCTCAGCCAAACTTGGCACACCTCAATCTATAAACAGGGGGTTACCAACACTTTCATGGCCTGTGGCATCCTCTATGCTACACGCTATATAAGTCAGGATATGGAAGAGATCTTCTACTCATTTGATACCTCAACCGGAGTGGAGAGGTTCAACCTTGGTATTTTCATGAACAAGATGTGCCCTAATATTTTATTCCTGAATTACAGCCCAGTTGACCAGATgttgcatgtctactgtgatgCTAATATGGTCTCCTACAAGGCattgtttgaataa